In a single window of the Bubalus kerabau isolate K-KA32 ecotype Philippines breed swamp buffalo chromosome 18, PCC_UOA_SB_1v2, whole genome shotgun sequence genome:
- the LOC129633095 gene encoding transmembrane protein 14C-like yields MPKDSGPLVPLHWLGFGYAALVASGGIIGYAKAGSVPSLAAGLLFGGLSGLGSYQLSQDLKNIWLFLVTSGTLAGIMGMRFYNSRKFMPVGLIAGASLLMVIKLGISALSKPHQ; encoded by the coding sequence ATGCCGAAGGACTCTGGCCCGCTAGTGCCTTTACACTGGCTTGGCTTTGGCTATGCAGCACTGGTTGCTTCCGGCGGGAtcattggctatgctaaagcAGGcagtgttccatccctggctgcCGGGCTCCTCTTCGGTGGTCTCTCCGGCCTGGGTTCCTATCAGCTCTCTCAGGATCTGAAGAACATTTGGCTTTTCTTAGTCACATCTGGAACCTTGGCTGGCATCATGGGGATGAGATTCTATAACTCTAGAAAATTCATGCCAGTAGGCCTGATTGCAGGTGCCAGTTTGCTGATGGTCATCAAACTTGGAATCAGTGCCTTGAGTAAACCCCATCAATAA